GTTAACCCGCTACCCCCTGAACACGATGCTGAAACAAAAGAGCTCGCCGATTTTTTTAATGAGACTTTGGGCTTTTGCCCAAATTCCATCCTTACAATGCAGCATCGGCCGGCCATTTCAAAGGCCTTTATTGGGCTGAATAAGGCTGTGATGGAAAACAAGGGTCGCGTAACCTCCGCATTAAAGCGTATGATCGCCTGGGTGAGCAGCAATGCCACAGGATGCCGGTATTGCCAGGCCCATGCTATCAGGGCGGCTGAACGTTACGGTGCTGAGCAGGAAAAATTAGACAATATTTGGGAATACAGGACACATCCTGCTTTCACCGAAGCAGAACGAGCCGCGCTGGATTTTTCCTTAAAAGCTTCCCAGGTGCCCAATGCGGTTGATCAGGAAATTAAGGACGCCCTTTATGCACACTGGAATGAGGGAGAAATTGTGGAAATGCTGGGCGTGATATCTTTATTTGGTTACCTCAATCGATGGAATGATTCTATGGGAACCTCCATAGAAGGCGGTGCCGTAGAAAGTGCAGAACAATACCTTGGGAAACACGGATGGGAAAAAGGAAAACACATTTGATTTTTATTCTGCTTTTCAGATGATAAATTGTTCAAGTAGGTAGATGGTAAGAATTCCCCAGAAGGTACCTGTAGCCATACTTAGGATAGCCAGAACCACTGCATGGGGCATCCATTTCTTTTCATAAGCTGCCGTAACTGCCGGAGCCGTGGCAATTCCTCCCACATTGGCCATACTGGCAATAGGTACCCAGGCCATATTGAGGTTCAGCAATTTGGCAATGATCATCATAAAAATAAAATGTCCAATCAACCAGAAAATCAGGAAAACCATAAAAGTGGTGTTGAAGCCCAGGGTGGCAAATTGCAGCTTTAAGCCCAGGACGGCCATCACCACAAGAATAAGAATTGCACCCGCCCTCAAAGCGAATTTAAAATTCCATTTTGGCCACAAATTACTGATCGCCAACCCAACAAGGGAAAGCAGGATCACCTTTGCGATAAAACTTTCCAGTAAGAGATTCGTGAAAATCACGGTGCCCAGGAGAACGACAACAATCATCCATGGAGGCAGTACCTTTGAAGGGTCGGAACGGAGACTCTCGGGAATACCCAAATCCGTAATCCTCAATTTTCGGTTGATAAGGTTGCTCCCTTTGATAAATTGAAACATCAGAATGGTCCAAATATTTACCAATATATTATCCATAACCAGAATGGAAAGAAAAATATCCTCGGGGCATTCTACCAGTTCTTTGAGGACTAACTGACTGGTACTTCCTCCAATCCAGCTGCCTACAATGGGTGGTATCCCCTTCCAATATTCAGCTTTTACCAGGGTATTGCTCACAAAATCGCTTTCCAGGAAAAATATCCCAAAGAAGAAGGGAAAAAGAGCAATAAAAACGGATCCTCCTACGAATAAAAATATGGGTTTCCAGCCTATAGCCTTGAGTTGACCCACGGATAAACTGCTCATTACGGCAATGATTGCCAATGGAATAAAGTAGTCTCGGCTAAAGGAGTGAATTTCATCCTGGGAATAGTCTGCCCCTATCAGCTGTGAAATGATCGCAGGAAAAATATAAGCCAGTAAGATTGCCGGTACC
This DNA window, taken from Muriicola soli, encodes the following:
- a CDS encoding DUF819 family protein; this translates as MFAPWMITLFTVVAVFLLDRWENKHIKSLFDWVPAILLAYIFPAIISQLIGADYSQDEIHSFSRDYFIPLAIIAVMSSLSVGQLKAIGWKPIFLFVGGSVFIALFPFFFGIFFLESDFVSNTLVKAEYWKGIPPIVGSWIGGSTSQLVLKELVECPEDIFLSILVMDNILVNIWTILMFQFIKGSNLINRKLRITDLGIPESLRSDPSKVLPPWMIVVVLLGTVIFTNLLLESFIAKVILLSLVGLAISNLWPKWNFKFALRAGAILILVVMAVLGLKLQFATLGFNTTFMVFLIFWLIGHFIFMMIIAKLLNLNMAWVPIASMANVGGIATAPAVTAAYEKKWMPHAVVLAILSMATGTFWGILTIYLLEQFII
- a CDS encoding carboxymuconolactone decarboxylase family protein, with translation MPLVNPLPPEHDAETKELADFFNETLGFCPNSILTMQHRPAISKAFIGLNKAVMENKGRVTSALKRMIAWVSSNATGCRYCQAHAIRAAERYGAEQEKLDNIWEYRTHPAFTEAERAALDFSLKASQVPNAVDQEIKDALYAHWNEGEIVEMLGVISLFGYLNRWNDSMGTSIEGGAVESAEQYLGKHGWEKGKHI